The following are encoded in a window of Methanobrevibacter ruminantium M1 genomic DNA:
- a CDS encoding ATP-binding protein, giving the protein MDNEFKINYLLNILKTTPKVVSDRIIKDQTRLNFRKDYYDLKESIDNFLEHDTDDRFYILPGLRGVGKTTIVFQLYDYLTNERNINSNHILYLDLDRLKDQGPFNLLEYLDIFIKDINEEAYLNNWPLFIFIDESQYSSNWDHVGKIIFDDYKNVFIIFTGSDALNLQSSMDSARRSLKKEIYPLNFAEYLYLKYGCEIPRGISDSIFNAILFNDFENLIKDERYIQLNVYNKFKRDINKIWDEYIQYGGFPLSFARKNHASIIQLGLDMKNRIVEKDLDIVLSVNSQTRLNTYSLINILALQKPGTLSYNKLAKNLEISKKTVGNLLNALECTQMIFHIEPHGAITKRNRRPWKYYFLSSQMKAAIYQNSGQATKTKGEYMGILTENLVGSLLFMMKNKRKQDFGIFYEEEKERADFLINTIDGRIIPIEAGYGKKGKRQVINSMEDHGSEYGIVVSNKTQSIKIEENVIFLPLKTFSML; this is encoded by the coding sequence ATGGATAATGAATTCAAAATAAACTATCTGCTTAATATATTAAAAACAACTCCAAAAGTAGTTTCAGACAGGATAATAAAAGATCAGACAAGATTGAATTTTAGAAAGGATTATTATGACCTTAAGGAAAGCATTGATAATTTTCTTGAACACGACACTGATGATAGATTCTACATATTGCCTGGCCTTAGGGGAGTGGGAAAGACTACAATAGTCTTTCAGCTTTATGACTACCTGACCAATGAAAGGAACATTAACTCAAATCATATATTATACCTTGATCTAGACCGATTGAAGGACCAAGGACCATTCAATCTCTTAGAATATCTTGATATTTTCATAAAGGACATCAATGAGGAAGCCTATCTCAATAACTGGCCATTATTTATTTTCATAGATGAATCACAATATTCCTCAAACTGGGATCATGTAGGAAAGATAATCTTTGATGACTATAAGAACGTATTTATAATATTCACCGGTTCTGACGCATTGAATCTTCAAAGCTCTATGGACTCTGCCCGAAGGTCTCTTAAAAAGGAAATCTATCCCCTAAATTTTGCGGAATACTTATATTTAAAATATGGCTGTGAAATTCCAAGAGGCATAAGTGATTCCATATTCAATGCAATCCTCTTCAATGATTTTGAGAATCTTATAAAAGACGAACGCTACATTCAATTAAATGTTTATAATAAATTCAAAAGAGATATTAACAAGATTTGGGACGAATATATACAATATGGAGGATTTCCATTATCATTTGCTCGAAAAAACCATGCTTCAATAATCCAACTAGGTCTTGATATGAAAAATAGGATAGTTGAAAAGGACCTCGACATAGTGCTTTCAGTAAACTCACAGACACGGCTAAACACCTATTCTCTAATAAATATCTTAGCATTGCAGAAGCCTGGAACCTTGTCATATAACAAATTGGCAAAGAACTTGGAAATCTCTAAAAAAACCGTTGGCAATTTATTGAATGCATTGGAATGCACACAGATGATATTCCATATAGAGCCTCATGGAGCAATTACAAAAAGAAACAGAAGGCCTTGGAAATATTATTTCCTTTCAAGCCAGATGAAAGCGGCAATCTATCAAAATTCCGGCCAAGCAACTAAAACAAAAGGAGAATATATGGGAATACTAACTGAGAATCTGGTTGGATCATTATTATTTATGATGAAAAACAAAAGAAAACAGGATTTTGGAATTTTCTATGAAGAGGAAAAGGAGAGGGCTGATTTTCTAATCAATACCATTGATGGTAGGATAATACCTATTGAAGCGGGCTATGGCAAGAAGGGCAAAAGGCAGGTTATAAATTCAATGGAGGACCATGGAAGCGAATATGGGATTGTGGTTTCAAACAAGACTCAAAGCATTAAAATAGAAGAGAATGTCATATTCTTACCTCTTAAGACATTCTCTATGCTTTAA
- a CDS encoding CPBP family glutamic-type intramembrane protease, whose protein sequence is MTEIDWFKFEDRDYDFPFYKKNPHISKMGWLVLFFVFIIGSILSMSDKLSYSILCCIVFIVPVLYFLDWDYKAIFRKPSLKDIALAVALFIGYLIYAIIMGAILESVGIVSSGIIDPGSIDWTVLIKSVFSLMGEEFIKFLPFIFFLRVLYKYTDNRKLSVVISVALVMAMFASLHAYNWVMFIYALFIQGFGSIFEFFAYIKTKNIIVSYITHYCTDAFIFAMLLLGLG, encoded by the coding sequence ATGACAGAAATAGATTGGTTTAAATTTGAAGATAGGGATTACGATTTTCCATTTTATAAAAAGAATCCCCATATTTCAAAAATGGGCTGGCTTGTCTTATTCTTTGTTTTTATAATTGGATCCATCTTATCAATGAGCGATAAGCTTTCATATTCAATATTATGTTGCATAGTCTTTATCGTTCCAGTATTATATTTCCTAGACTGGGACTATAAGGCAATATTTAGAAAGCCATCTCTCAAGGACATTGCCCTTGCAGTGGCACTTTTTATCGGATATCTTATATATGCAATAATTATGGGAGCAATATTGGAATCTGTTGGAATAGTGAGCAGCGGAATCATTGATCCTGGAAGCATAGACTGGACAGTACTTATTAAGAGCGTCTTTTCATTAATGGGGGAAGAATTCATCAAGTTCCTTCCATTCATATTCTTCCTAAGGGTGCTTTACAAGTACACAGATAACCGTAAATTGTCTGTGGTGATTTCAGTCGCATTGGTTATGGCCATGTTTGCATCTTTGCATGCATACAATTGGGTCATGTTCATATATGCATTGTTCATACAAGGCTTTGGATCAATTTTTGAGTTTTTTGCATACATCAAGACAAAAAATATAATTGTTTCCTATATAACCCATTATTGTACAGATGCATTTATCTTTGCAATGCTACTGCTTGGACTTGGATAA